The genomic DNA GTTCCGTGTACACCCGGGACAGCGACGGCGCCGTCGTCGCCTCCGACAACGTCGGCCAGAGCGTCGATGGCCAGGTCGCTGCGGACGCCGACATTGCCGGCCGGAGTCGAAGCCGCGCCTCCACCTACGACGCGGCCGGACGCCTCACCCGGGCCGATGACACGGACCCGGACGGCGCATGCGCGCGCCGCGACTCCCTCGGAAGGGGACAGCAGGGCGTCGCCTCGGCCATGAACGACACCACCCGCGAGGTCGGTTCGGCGGTCGGCATCGCCCTCAGGGGTTCGATCTACGGCAGCCACTACCGCTCCTCGCTCCCCGACTCGGTCGCCCAACTCCCCGCCGACGCGGCCGAGTCCGTACGCCGCTCGGCAGCCGCCGGCCTCCACGTCGCCGACCGGCTCGGCACCCGGGGCCACGGCTCTCGCCGACGGCGCCAAGTCCGCCTTCATGGACGGCTGGTCGGCTTCCCTGATCGCGGTGAGCGTTGTCGTGCTCGCCGCTGCGGTCAGCGCCCTGCTGCGAGCACCCAAGACACCGCCAACGGCCGACTGACCCTGGATCTCCGCGCCTTGGGCCGAGGTGCGTCGCGTGCGGGGAGGTCGGCGGGGTCTTCAAGGCGCCAGCATGGCCTTGCTCGCCACCACCGGCGCCAACAGTCGTTCAACCCCGCCACAACTCCCATCACCGACGACCGCAGCCTGTTCATCGAGGTTCTTGCCCTGCTCGCCAACGGCAGTATCGCCCGCCGCTTGGCCCTCACGCCCAAGGCCGTCGCCAACCATGTCTCGAGCGTCCTCGCTGAGCTCCAGCTCCCGGACCGCGCCGCCGCCACGCCGCGCGCCCGCCGGGCGGGTCCCGGAGAGTCTCAGCAGTTGGTGCGACGGACTGGTGAGATGTTGCGGGAGGTCGGCTAGGGAGCTGGGCGCGCGCCACGGGTCTGCGGCCGTGTTGTGGTGAGCCCGTTTTCCACGGCGGTGAGCAGTGTGAGGGCCGCGGCGAGGTTGCTGGTGTCATGGCCGGCGGCGGCGGAGACGGCTGTGGCCCATTCCTGCCGGACGAGGGTGTAGTTGGTGCGTCCGAGTTCGGTGGGGTGGACGGTCACCCCGCGCCCGTCGCCCGGGCTGGCGCGTCGCTCCACAAGGCTCTTGTTCTCGAGTCCGCGCAGCACGGCGGAGAGATTGGTGCGCTGCAGCCCGGTGGCGGCGGCGATGCGGCTGGGTGTGGCGGCGGGGTCGTGCTGCAGATGGCGCATCACCATGCCCTCGGACGGTGACAGGGGGATGGCCTGCTCGTCGGTGTAGCCACGGAACTGGATCTCCCGGCTGATGATCAGTACGAGGTCGGCCAGGTCGGCCCAACGTCGATCTCCGGTAGGCCCGGTCGGTCCCGTCGCCGAGTCCGTCGGGTGCGCTTCGTCGTGCATCACATCTCCCAAGTGAGGGTTGCCGGGAACTGATTATGACCCCATACTCATTATGTCTTCATAGT from Streptomyces sp. NBC_01478 includes the following:
- a CDS encoding MarR family winged helix-turn-helix transcriptional regulator, which codes for MHDEAHPTDSATGPTGPTGDRRWADLADLVLIISREIQFRGYTDEQAIPLSPSEGMVMRHLQHDPAATPSRIAAATGLQRTNLSAVLRGLENKSLVERRASPGDGRGVTVHPTELGRTNYTLVRQEWATAVSAAAGHDTSNLAAALTLLTAVENGLTTTRPQTRGARPAP